A region of Gracilinanus agilis isolate LMUSP501 chromosome 3, AgileGrace, whole genome shotgun sequence DNA encodes the following proteins:
- the LOC123239119 gene encoding olfactory receptor 8D1-like, with the protein MASENNSIVTEFIIMGLSDQQELQLPLFILFLGIYIISMVGNLALFVVIRISSQLHTPMYYFLSNLSFIDLCYSSVVTPKMLVSFVSKKNIISYSGCLTQFFFFCSFAVSECYMLTAMAYDRYVAICSPLHYTVTMSQRICSLLVSGVYTMGTFSGLVQTVYLAKLFFCQDNVISNYFCDILPLLKLSCSSTYINELLMMFLVGFNSLVTTLPIFISYAFIFSNILSIHTAKGRSKAFSTCGSHLTGVIIFYGSIIFMYYKPVSSYNVIQEKVASVIYTMVIPMLNPLIYSLRNKDVKDSLRKVMKSRALP; encoded by the coding sequence ATGGCTTCAGAGAATAACTCTATAGTGACTGAGTTCATCATTATGGGATTAAGTGACCAACAAGAGCTCCAACTCCCTCTCTTCATCTTGTTCTTAGGAATCTACATTATCTCCATGGTGGGGAATTTAGCCCTTTTTGTAGTCATCAGAATAAGTTCCCAGCTTCACACCCCTATGTATTATTTTCTTAGTAACTTGTCCTTCATAGATCTATGTTACTCCTCTGTCGTTACCCCTAAAATGTTGGTGAGCTTTGTATCAAAGAAGAACATTATCTCCTATTCAGGATGTTTGacccagttctttttcttctgttcttttgcTGTTTCTGAGTGCTACATGTTGACAGCTATGGCCTATGATCGTTATGTTGCCATATGTAGCCCCCTGCACTATACTGTCACCATGTCACAGAGAATCTGTTCCCTGCTAGTGTCAGGGGTATATACAATGGGCACTTTTTCAGGTCTGGTTCAAACAGTCTATTTGGCTAAATTGTTCTTCTGTCAAGACAATGTCATCAGCAATTACTTCTGTGACATCCTTCCCCTTCTAAAGCTCTCCTGCTCTAGCACATACATCAATGAGCTTTTGATGATGTTTCTTGTTGGATTCAATTCATTGGTGACTACCCTACCCATTTTTATCTCTTATGCTTTTATCTTCTCCAATATCCTCAGTATCCACACTGCAAAGGGGCGATCCAAAGCCTTCAGTACCTGTGGCTCCCACCTTACAGGTGTAATCATATTTTATGGGTCCATTATTTTCATGTATTATAAGCCAGTGTCTAGTTACAATGTAATCCAGGAAAAGGTGGCTTCAGTGATTTATACTATGGTTATCCCCATGTTGAATCCCCTAATCTACAGTCTGAGGAACAAGGATGTGAAAGACTCACTGAGGAAAGTCATGAAAAGCAGGGCATTGCCTTGA